The Brassica oleracea var. oleracea cultivar TO1000 chromosome C7, BOL, whole genome shotgun sequence sequence CTCTTCTAAATCACCATTTAGAAAAGCAGTTTTTACATCCATTTGATGAATTTCTAAGTCTCTTATGGCTGCGATTGCTATCATCAGTCTTATTGATGTTATTCTCGTCACAGGAGAATATGTATCAAAATAGTCAAGGCCTTCCTTTTGTCGGAATCCTTGAACTACTACAAGCCTATACTTGTATTTACCACCAGGTTTTCGTGTCATTATCCATTTATTCCCTAATGCTTGCAGCCAGGTAGTAAATCTGTTATGTAATAAGTATAATTTTGCATGATTAAATCAAATTCACTCATGATAGATTCGTTCCAAAATGGAGCTTCTGGTGAAGCCATGGCTTCTGCCAAAGTTTTTGGAACATTTTCTACTAAAAATGCCATTAGGAAATCTTCNNNNNNNNNNNNNNNNNNNNNNNNNNNNNNNNNNNNNNNNNNNNNNNNNNNNNNNNNNNNNNNNTCAGTTTCTGAGTTTTTGTCATTGTCTCTTTCTTCTCGAGTTCGTTTTGAACCTTGTTTCTCCTTATATGGAAAAATATTTTCGAAGAAAGATGCATTTCTTGACTTCATGACTGTATTTTCATGAATGTCTGATATTTCAGATTTATGTACCAGAAATCGATAAGCATTACTGTTATGTGCATATCCGATGAAGATGCAATCCACTTTTTTAGGTCCAATAGTGACCTTTTTTTGTGGTGGTACCGCAACTTTTTCCAAGCACCCCCACACTTTGAGGTATTTATACGAAGGTAAATTACCTTTCCATAATTCATATGGAGTTTTACCAGTTACTTTATGTGGAATTTTGTTGAGGATATAATTAGTGGTAAGCAACGCTTCCCCCACATGTTCTGGGATAACGAAGAATCCTACAACATTGCATTCATCATCTCTTTTAGAGTTCGATTTTTGCGTTCAGCAACTCCATTAGATTCTGGTGAGTAAGGAGCTATAGTTTGATGAAATATTTCATGTTCTTTACAGAATGCATTGAATGGACCATCATACTCGCCTCCTCTGTCGCTTCTAACCACTTTAATAGTTGTTTTAAGCTGATTTTCGACCTCGAGTTTAAATTCTTTAAATTTTTCTAAGGTTTCGTCTTTGCTATGTAATAAAAATACATAGCAATATTTTGTGCAGTCATCTATGAAGGTCACAAAGTACTTTTTACCACCTCTAGGTTTGTAGTATTTTAAATCACATAAATCAGTGTGAATTAAATCTAGAGGTTTATTAGTTCTTTCATTCCTTCAGCAGCGATTTCATGGCAAATGAGCTGAAGCGCTTCCACCTGATCCATGATGGGTTTTGAATCCACCATTTTGAAGTCGTGGAATTCTGAGGCCACATACTTCTGGCAGCCAGCGTCCTCACCTTTGTACTTCTTGTCCAGTGATCTCCATAGCTCTTTCGCCGTGGGGATCTCACAGACAATGGGTCAATGAGACGACCCAAAATGTAACGTTTGCAGATGAAGTCGGAATGCACTCATATGTCAATAGTTGCGAGACTGTGAACATCATCAATGACGTAAGGCATAAGGGGCTTGTCCTCCTGGATGAACTTGTCCAGCTTCATCGTTGTCAGGAAGAACATCATCTTCTTCTGACACGTTTTGAAGCCTTTGCCATCAAACTTGTCTGCCATCAGTCCTTGAGTGAACACACTAGGGACAGCCGGAGGAGTTTGAACTGCCACCCGACCACTTGCAGTTGCTGAAACTGAACCCGTCTGATAAAGACCAGCACCGAATAGACTCCGGCGAGTGGTTTCATCAGCAGCATTTCCAGCAGGGAGGATAGTGCTTGTTGTTGCTGCAGTGGTTGACGCTGTGATGTTTCCAATGGTTCTCACAGTTGCATCAGTGGCTGCAACGTTGAGTGGAGTTGTTGTGACATCAATGGGGGCGTTGTTATCGTTCGTCATTTTTCTGTAGAGAAAACATGAAGACGGATTAGTNNNNNNNNNNNNNNNNNNNNNNNNNNNNNNNNNNNNNNNNNNNNNNNNNNNNNNNNNNNNNNNNNNNNNNNNNNNNNNNNNNNNNNNNNNNNNNNNNNNNNNNNNNNNNNNNNNNNNNNNNNNNNNNNNNNNNNNNNNNNNNNNNNNNNNNNNNNNNNNNNNNNNNNNNNNNNNNNNNNNNNNNNNNNNNNNNNNNNNNNNNNNNNNNNNNNNNNNNNNNNNNNNNNNNNNNNNNNNNNNNNNNNNNNNNNNNNNNNNNNNNNNNNNNNNNNNNNNNNNNNNNNNNNNNNNNNNNNNNNNNNNNNNNNNNNNNNNNNNNNNNNNNNNNNNNNNNNNNNNNNNNNNNNNNNNNNNNNNNNNNNNNNNNNNNNNNNNNNNNNNNNNNNNNNNNNNNNNNNNNNNNNNNNNNNNNNNNNNNNNNNNNNNNNNNNNNNNNNNNNNNNNNNNNNNNNNNNNNNNCGGAAGTGCTAGAAAGCAAATCGCAAACCCGGTTAGAAGATAAGAACAAATGTTTTACGGAAGTGCTAGAAAGCAAATCGCAAACACGGTTCCAAAACCCGTTTTTATTAATCGTTTTTTCAATCCGATTAGAGCTTTAAACGTAAAGCGATTTTGAGTTAAGATTGTAGACGCCGGAAAACCAGACTGACCTAAACGATAAAATAAAAGCGATGTTAAGGAAATAGACGAATGTAAAAGACGAATACAAGAACGATAAGAAATCGTATTCGCAAAGAGACATGGATTCGAGATATGATCTATTTCCTTAACTCAAAATATTTGCTCCGTTAGTGAGACGGGATTGTACGAATATAGAATCCCAGGATACTACCATGGCAGACGAATCACGCCTCACTCGTGATCGCCCTATCGAACTATAAACTCTACGAAACACTCTCGTATTTACGACTTACGCTAAGGGATTTTTGCTGTTGGTTTCGATGCGAAAAAAGTTCAGAAATGAAGGAAGAGGAGAGACGATATTTAAAGAGACGGAGAAGACCCACTTCCCACAACAGCTGCTGCACGTGGGCGAGAATCTCGCGGAGATCGAGGGAAGTTGAGTTCCGAAACTTCTTCCTCAAGACTCTCTCTTATCTCGTTTAAAACTTTCGAGACCCAGGGACCCAAAACCCAAGACCACGCCGAGCCGAGCTGGACAGCGGCGGCGGCGCGCGCGTGGGGAGCCTTCTGTTCCTCCAAGCCGTGTAAACCAAGGAGAGACTGATAACATATATATGCATCACAACTTCACCTTGTTTAGTAGATGTGGGAGTTTGTCCATTCTCATTATTTCACATTGGCTTATCTGGGCTTTTTCATTCAACAGCCCATCTCATTTCTTTTCTAATTTTTCAATTATTATTTAAGTAATTGGGCTAAACTAATTGGTCCGACAATATTTTTGTTTCCAAAATATGTCTTGTTAACAACAGAGTTATACATTTGAAAAACTAAAATATACCTTTCCAAATAAACGTCCTTTAGAGAAGCCAGCCTCTACAAAGTCTGGAACCACATTTAAAGCTATGGTGTTCACATAGCTCCCACAATTAGCACCTCTGGAAGAGTCAGTCCTTGATTACCATGCACTTCTACTGAGTTGGCGCCTTTATCAATTTCAACGATTTCAGTACAGTCAACAAGGTTGACATAGTTATTGAGAGGGAATCTACGACCCTCAGAGCATGATTATTGAGGGGTTCTTAGGGTGGGGTTCTTAGCGGAATATAAGAACCCGTTTCTTAACTTTTAACTAAAAAGGCTAAAAACCTATTCTTAAATAAGAGTTTTAAGAGCCGGTTCTTAACTTTTTTAGTTAAAAGTTAAGAGACGGGTTCTTATATTCCTCTAAGAACCCCACTCTAAGAACCCCCAATAATCGTGCTCTGAGAAAGCATTACATCCCAATAACGTGGGCCCACATCTATTTCGTCCCAAGACGGAGGGAAGTTCGGAAGCGTATGAGATGGTTCCACATCAGTGCCGAACCCGCCTGGTGTGTAGCCACTTTCAAGAGGATCCATAGGTCCTTGATCCATCCCTCATCCAGATAGTGGTATGAGTGGTGGGTCTATTAAAATGCCCAGTGGAATCAATGCCAGAAAATAAACGAAAGGAGTTATGCTTGCTTATATATGTTATGAAATGGAATATGGAACAAAGTATTACAGGTATAACTGGTTATATATACGTAAATACATACTTATTTTAACTAACCGGTTTTGTTCAAATACATTAAAGAACACTGATATCAAAGTTCTATAATTTTAGTAATATTAATGAATTAAAACGAGTATTAGTAGCATAATAGAGCAACCAGTTTCTCTTTACATCATACCTCCACGGTCAACATAGTCCTCTTCCCATATGTAAGAATCCACCCACATCTCTTCATCAGACAATGTCATAACAGGATATTCATTTGCCTTAGCAATTTCAAGGAAAAACCTATGAACACTAACCATCTGCTCCTCGGTAAAAAATTCTTTGAGCACCCTAAGGCTACACTCGAGTCCATCATGATGATATATATCTGGTAAAAACAAAATCATTATGTCAACGTGTACTTTGTTGGATAAACTTGAAGTTTACTTGAGTTATAAGTAATGTAAATCCTAATGAGTTTAGGATTATCTTGAGTTGTGTTTATCCTAATGAGTTTAGGATATGTAAAGTATTATATAAGGAGATATCAACTTGTGATATAACTTAAGAGTTTGAGAGATAAGAACTTAAGGTTTTTGTGATAGTTTCGAAAGTTAATAATAAGTGTTCTTATTTGAGAATCATTGCAGTCTGTTTGGAATACTTGAGTTCTATATACTTGAAAAAAAATATTATTTGCAACTAAACACTTTGGTGTTCATGAACCCTTAATAGTTGAAATGTGCTGTTCTTCCGTTACGCCATCAGCCAAGAAAGACAATTTTCCAATATTAAAAGCTTTGTTCGGGAACGCGCTAGGCGCTAGTCGGGCAGTCGGGTTGGGCCTAGCGCCTAAAGAGAAAATCGGGGATTAATCGGAAATTATGCGGGGCAGAATTTTTAGACTGTTTACTATGTTATAAAACATGTTAATCTTTAATTGTATATAACATTAATACAAATTCATGTTTAAAATTGTATAAAACACACAAATAGAATATATAAACTTAATATAGTGTAATTTTCATCAAAATTATTAATATAAATGATATTTATAAAATTTTAGATCAAATAAATAAAAACAAATATTATTAAAAAAATAAAAAAATAAAAAAAAATAGATTTGGCGGTCATTTAGGCGGTCTAGGCGGAGAAAATCGGATATCCGATTTTTTTAACCGATTTGACATAAATCGGGGCGGAAGAGTGACGCGTAGCGCCCAGGGGGCCGCCTAGGCGGCTGTGGGAACCGAAATTCGCACTGTCGATTTCCGTTTAAATTAGAAAAGTAGGAGAACTCAGTTTCCCAGAGGTCCCGGATATCTGCTAATACCACACGCTAAGCAATCAGAACACGAGATAACAAAGATAAATTATATGAAATCGTAAAAAGAGAGCAAGGAGAAGTCTTATTCCGAATTTTCGTATGAGCGTTTACAACAAGGTATAAGCCTGGGCTCGAGAGCTGTCGGCGAGATTCCTAGTTCTAACAACCCTAAGACGGCTAAACCTAATTGAGTCGCAGCTCGAATAACAAAAACGGAAAGTTGCCTAATTACCCTAAGTGCTAAGTTTGCTCTGAGAAAAGTCTCCCTTTCATGCTTCTCACCTAGGACTCCTTATATACTGGCTCCTAGGTCGGTTTGCGCATTTCCTCTTCTGCCCTTAAGCCGTCATAGCGTAAAAATGGAGATATTCCATTTTGTTTCGACCTTCGTAATTATCCGCGGAAACTTGACATTTATCTTTCCTTTGCGAACCAAGCGTAAACCGTCATGCGGCTTACGGGCTGTTGGTNNNNNNNNNNNNNNNNNNNNNNNNNNNNNNNNNNNNNNNNNNNNNNNNNNNNNNNNNNNNNNNNNNNNNNNNNNNNNNNNNNNNNNNNNNNNNNNNNNNNNNNNNNNNNNNNNNNNNNNNNNNNNNNNNNNNNNNNNNNNNNNNNNNNNNNNNNNNNNNNNNNNNNNNNNNNNNNNNNNNNNNNNNNNNNNNNNNNNNNNNNNNNNNNNNNNNNAATGCATGGACTAATGTCGTATCGACGTTTCGGAAGAGCTCGGTCGCTACGTAGGGACCGAGCGGAAGGGACGCTCGGTCGCTACGTAGCGACCGAGCTTTGGGTCGAGCATGGTCGCTACGTAGCGACCGAGCGGAACAGACGCTCGGTCGCTACGTAGCGACCGAGTGGAATGAACGCTCGGTCACTACGTAGCGACCGGACAGCATGCATGTGCGGTAGTTGCGTAATGACCGTGCTTGGTTCGTCCATCTTCCGATCGTCATATTTGGACCTATCCGTAACTGGTCTGGGTATGTTTCCGATGGCTTATGTTTGAATTCAAACAAAGCTTTATCTCGGGAACATACATTGCGACGTTCTCTTGACCGAGCATGATTTGTTGCGGAAAGACATATTTGTATTTTGCGGAAATTTGGATATTAACTTCGTCGTAACCGTTTTTTACCCCACCAGCGGCTAGGCAGCCGATTTTTAGAACATGGATTAAAAGGAGCTCGACGGAGAAATCCGTACTCGGTGACTTGTTCTATGTTAAATAATTCCAATTAACTTAAGGAGCAAGTTAACAGTGAGTTAAGAAAAAAATAAAATATATCGAAGTTATGATTTATGTTTACATATTACTATATATTAGGTTAAGGAGTAGCTTAGTCCTATATAAGAGTTCTTATGGAGAGTTGTTCCATAAGAGAAACACATTGATTCAGTTTTTGAGAGAGTTTCTAAATCTAATAAGAAGAGTTAGTTCTTATAATCTTTTGTGTTCTTGCAACTTTAATTGGCAATCAGAGCTCCATGTTTCAAAAATCGGTTACAAGAGGAGTTGTAATTTGATCAAAACATGGGAGACGATAACAATTCTCAAGCACGTGATAAAGGTCTTGAGATGAAAAAAAAACATACGATGTCCCACGTTGTCATCGACCAACTACACCGTAAGGTCAATGCGAATGAAAATGATGGTTCATTTATACGAAGTTTGGGATACGATTGATCTATGGAGTGATAACGCAAAGAAGAACAATATGGCGATTGCTCTAATCTTTCAATCAGTCCCAGAGGCGCTAACACTTCAGATAGGAGAACATGATACATCGAAGAAGATTTGGGAAGCTATCAAATCACCTAACCTAGGTGTTGATCGCGTGAGAGAAGCAAGGTTACAGATTTTGATGTCTGAGTTCGACAAACTGAAGATGGCATACACAGACACGTTGGATGACTACGCAGGAAAACTTTCAGACTTAGCATCGAGAGCAGCCGCGTTAGGAGAGATAACGGAAGAATCGAAGATGGTAAAGAAGTTTCTAAAGGGACTTCTAAGAACAAAGTTCATTAACATCGTAGCTTTGTTAAAACAAGTGCTGGATCTAAATTCAACGGGGTTCGAAGACATTGTTGGGAGATTGAAAACTTTCGAAGAACACATAAAAGAAAAAACCCAAGATGAAGATCAATCGAAGTTAATGTTTGTAAAGAATGATACGCAAGGTCATGGAAGCCATAACAACTCGCGAGGAAGAGGCATAGTAGAGGTTATGGTGGAAGAGGAAGAGGACGAGGAAGGTCTAATGGTTCTGATGGTCATAATAAAGGAGGAGAAGCTTCGGACAAGACCAAGAAGGACTACTCTAAGGTTAAATGCTGGAGATGCGACAAGATGGGGCACATTGTGCCACATTGTCCTACACAACCGAGAGAAGGAACAAATCTAACGGAGACACAAGAGTCAGATGCATTATATATGCACGAAGTTGTGTTCCTCAACAAAGAAAGAGTGTTTCCTAAAAGATTTGACGAGTGTGTTGGAAATACGAGTATATGGTATCTTGACAATGGTGCAAGTACCATATGACAGTCAAGAGAGAGTTCTTCTCAATACTAGACGAAAGTGTCATAGGCAAAGTCAAATTCGGTGATAGATCAAACGTCGAGATTTTTGGGAAAAGTCTGATCACGTACAAAGGAAAAAAAGGAGAGAAGAGCACTCAAAGATATCTACTACATCTTAAGTCTTAAACACAATATCATAAGTCTTGGACAAGCAACCAAGATGGGTTGTGAGGTTAATATGAGAGAAGACTTACTGATGCTGAAAGATCCCCGTGGAAGGCTATCGGTACAAGTCTCAAAGTCACCAAACCAATTGTACAAGACGCCAATGAGGTTGAATATCCGAAGTGTCTTCAAATACAAGAAAATGATGTTACATGGACGTGGCATGCGCGGTAGGACATGTGAGCTTTGGAGTCATGAAGAATATGGTAGATAAGGAGATGGTAGTAGGGATGCCTCAGGTGATACACGGGAAAGATGTGTGCAATGCCTTCTTAGTTGGGAAGCAAACTCAGAAGTCTTTCCCGCATAAAGCAAAGTATCGAGCATCACACGCATTGGAGCTGGTACATGGTGACTTGTGCGGTCCGATATCACCACCAACACCAGCAAACAATAGATTAGTATTCGTCTTAATTGATGATTACTCAAGATATATGTGGACGATGCTGCTAAGAGAGAAGAGTGAAGCGTTCGATCGGTTCAAAAAGTTCAAGGAGTACGTGGAGAAACAAACGAAGATAAAACTCAAGAATTGTCGCACCGATAGAGGAGGAGAGTTCACATCTTCTGAGTTGATTTTTTTTTTGTGAAGAAAACGGTGTAACTAGACATCTCACTGCACCGTATACACCACAACAAAATGGTGTGGTCGAGAGAAGAAATAGAACACTAATGGAGATGACAAGGAGCTTGATGAAAGAAATGAAGATTCCTAATCAACAATGGGGTGAGGCAGTGCGTCATTCAATGTATCTAATCAACCGCATTGCTACAAAGGCTTTAAAAAATAAACTCCATACGAAGGCTTATATGTTAAGAAACCAAACATTGAACATCTAAGGGTCTTTGGGTGTGTAGCTTTCGCAAAATTCAATGCTCCACATCTCATCGATCAAGGATTGTGATTAATCTCGGGACATAGCCTCGTTCAAAAGCTTATAGGCTCTATGATCCTGTCACGAAGAAGATTATTGTTAGTAGAGACGTAATCTTCGATGAGAAGAAGAGTTCGGATTGGTCTACAACAACGATGACTACAAACGATGAACCAGGAACTTTCAACCTTCCTCACATCGATGTTACAGAAGAAGGAGATGGTGATGAGCATCAAGATCACCAACACCACGAAGAGCAAAACAATAACGAAGAAGAAGAAGCTGTAGAGGCAGGTGAACAAGAGCAAGTAGCAGAGAACAACGATGCAAACCAAGACCAACATGTAACATGGGGATATGGCCGTAACATAAGAAAACCAAAGCGGTTCGATGATTACATTCTGCTCGCCGAAGTTGAAGGTGGTAGACTCTTGCTCACCAAAGATGGTGAACCAGAAAGTTACATCGAAGCTGCAGCGATACAAGCTTGGATCGATGCAATGAAGGCAGAGATCGAATCTATCATAAAAAAACAAGATCTAGAAGCTCGTCAAGAAGCCGGCAGGTGTAAAACCGATAGGTTTAAAGTGGATTTATAAGATCAAGAGGAATGCAGATGGAACGGTGATCAAATACAAAGCAAGACTAGTCGCAAAAGGTTACGTGCAACAACAAGGCATAGACTTCGATGAAGTATTTGTACCAGTCACTCGGATAGAGACCATACGACTACTCTAAGCTTTGGCAGCGACCAATGGATGGGACATCCATCAGTTAGATGTGAAAACTACGTTCCTAAACGGAGACTTAAACAAGGATGTATATGTAACTCAGGCAGAAGGTTTTGAAGAGAAAGGTAAAGAGAACCACATATACAAACTCAGCAAAGCTCTATACGGTTTACGTCAAGCTCCGAGAGACTGGAACATCAAACTCGACCGTTTTCTTAAGGAGATAGAGTTCATGAAGTGCACCAAGGAGCATGTGGTATATCAAAAGAAAGAGAAGGGGGAGCTTCTGATAATATCTATATACGTTGATGACTTGTTTGTAACAGGGACTTCGCTCAACGTTATCAAGAAATTCAAGGAAGATATGTCAAGAAGATTTGAGATGTCAGACCTCGGGAAGCTTACATACTATCTTGGAATATAAGTAACGAAAGGAGCTGATGGCTTATCCCATGTATGGGGCTTACACAGTGGTTGGAACAAAGACACATTTGGTTGTGAAATCCAATGTAGCAGATAAAGTCATATATCTGCACGGCCCGACCAATAGTTCAAGTCACACACTCCCATAATCCATTTTCTCTTCATAAAATTCCCTTCAACTTTTTATGTCAACAAAATAATACAATATTGTGGAGTTGAAGGGAAATATCCAAATACATGTCTTATTTTTTTAATAATCCATATTTATAGCAATAATATACGATTGTTCGTTCACCAAGTAATAAAATAAATTAGTAATTAAAAATATCTAGAATCTATATTATTTATCAAGGACCAGAAATACCTTGCTTACGTATCATTAAGAAATGCATTAACATAAATACAGCCGTAAGAAGAGGTAATACAAAAGTGTGTAAACTATAAAAACGAGTCAAAGTGGATTGTCCAACACTAGCACTTCCGCGTAATAATTCTACAAGAGGCGATCCTATTACCGGAATAGCGTCAGGTACACCTGTTACAATTTTGACTGCCCAATAGCCAATTTGATCCCAAGGTAAAGAATAACCTGTTAAACTCAAGTCAGCTCATACGTCATGTAACTATACTCACGTTCTGATGCACACGAGTTTGAAAGTATCAAAGGCTGAGGAAGAGTCTGAGATTGATGCAACATTGTATCGAAGCACCATAGGATGCTTAAGGTATCTTCTTCATACTCGACCGGACTTGGCATTCTCGGTCGGTGTATTAAGTAGATATATGCAAAGTCCAAGAGAGAGACATGGACAAGCCGTGAAGCATCTGTTGCGATATATAAAGGGCACCACTAAGTATGGTCTCTTCTTCAAACGGAATGGAACAACGGAGATTACAGATTACAGTGACAGCAGCCATAACATAGACGTTGATGATGGAAGAAGCACTACATGGTTTATGTTCTACCTAGGAACATCGTCGATCACATGGATATCGTGTAAGCAACCGACTGTAGCATTCTCTTCATATGAGGCGGAGTTCATGGCTTCTACAGAAGCTGCAAAACAAGCAATATTGTTAAAAGAGTTAATGTCCGATGTAGATCCTAAAATCTACACTAAGTATTTGATAGTGATCGGGAGTTTAATCTAGGGAAGATAAATGATGTAGGCAACGATATGTTTAGAACACAACGATGTAATCAGTTTCCAGTAGGTAAAAATGGACTTTATTGATGAATAAGATCGAATACAATGAGTTAAACTAGATCGGATGTTACAAATGAGATGTATAAAGAAAGGATCTAAGATGGGAATGAAAACAAGGTCGATGTATGTGTGTAGCTCTCTCTAGGGTTTTCAACGTGTCCCCCTTCATGTTCGTTCCTCTCTCTTTATAATGAGTCGACTTCCTCCTCTTCGCAACTGCTATGCGATCTTCGTTATAGTCCAGCTATGGGAACTTCAACACCAGGAATCCAGAGGAGGCTGTGAGAGTTATTGAGAACTTTGCATCCAGCATCCAACAACAGCACCAAGAACACTGACTTTGAGAGGAAGAGATCTACTGCCATCCTTGGGAACGATCAGATGGATGAGGTCAGAGCAAAGCTGGACAGTGTTCACAAGCTTCTCAGGAAGCAAGCTTGCTTAGTTAAGGATGCAGAAGCTGTAGACACAGAGGGTAAAGCAGAGGTAGAAGAAGATGTGAACTTCATCAGCGGAACTGGATTTCAGAGGTCTGGAAACCAGAATGGAAACTTCTATGGATAAAGGAGTAATTTCAACCAGAGTTCGTAGCACCAGAAACCCTACAGCAACAACTACAGCAACAACATGAGTTATGGAAACTCATTCTACCTGAAGCCACCACCACCTACTCAGGAGAGCAAGATTGAAGCGATACTCGATAAGCTTCTTGAGGGACAGCAGAGCGTGACGGTGGACTTTAATGGGAAGATTGACTTTGTCTACAACAACCTGAACACACAGTTTGAGACTTTGAGCACTCATGTGAAGAAGCTGGAGATGCAGGTTGTTCAGACAGGATAAGCTGTTAAGAGGCAAGAAGCCTTAACAAGAGGGGTAGGAGATGATGTCATGAAGCACCACGTGAATGCCATCATAGATGATGATTTCTGGCAAGTGGTGAAGCATGAGAAGC is a genomic window containing:
- the LOC106302476 gene encoding uncharacterized protein LOC106302476; its protein translation is MMVHLYEVWDTIDLWSDNAKKNNMAIALIFQSVPEALTLQIGEHDTSKKIWEAIKSPNLGVDRVREARLQILMSEFDKLKMAYTDTLDDYAGKLSDLASRAAALGEITEESKMVKKFLKGLLRTKFINIVALLKQVLDLNSTGFEDIVGRLKTFEEHIKEKTQDEDQSKLMFVKNDTQGHGSHNNSRGRGIVEVMVEEEEDEEGLMVLMVIIKEEKLRTRPRRTTLRLNAGDATRWGTLCHIVLHNREKEQI